The following are from one region of the Patescibacteria group bacterium genome:
- a CDS encoding DUF677 domain-containing protein, with the protein MPKFFSRQFRFSMLTDFSHWIMDWIGSVSSLLVHTLLFGVAFSLVFLGFNADKVLLIITTLVSLEAIYLAIFIQMAVNQNIKSLTEVEEDIDEIQEDVDEIQKDVDEIQEDVDEIQKDVDEIQEDVEEIQKEDEEEEQFDVQNKRSLEKIEGQLQNLISEIEAIKNIKRPKKTAAQEYTSTQSKNRG; encoded by the coding sequence ATGCCAAAATTTTTCAGCCGCCAATTCAGGTTCAGCATGCTTACCGATTTTTCCCACTGGATTATGGACTGGATCGGGTCGGTATCATCTCTTTTAGTGCATACGCTTCTTTTTGGCGTCGCGTTTTCTTTGGTTTTTCTCGGATTCAATGCCGACAAGGTACTATTGATCATTACCACCCTGGTTTCATTGGAAGCGATTTATCTCGCCATTTTTATCCAGATGGCGGTAAACCAAAACATTAAAAGCTTGACCGAAGTCGAGGAAGACATCGACGAAATTCAGGAAGATGTAGATGAGATTCAGAAGGATGTCGACGAAATTCAGGAAGATGTAGATGAGATTCAGAAGGATGTCGACGAAATTCAGGAAGATGTAGAAGAAATCCAAAAGGAAGACGAGGAGGAAGAGCAGTTCGATGTCCAAAATAAGCGCTCTCTAGAAAAAATTGAAGGCCAGCTTCAAAACTTGATTAGCGAAATCGAAGCGATAAAAAACATTAAAAGGCCGAAAAAAACCGCCGCCCAAGAATACACATCCACTCAATCAAAAAACCGGGGATAG
- a CDS encoding class II aldolase/adducin family protein: MKPVKTKDGYIKFDCRWKEARPIPAGRLKTINYWRKKLYALGMIGSDKKGIGFGNISQRIGRTDMFIITGSATGKFKKLNNKHYTRVTGYDFKKNSLNCQGPVRVSSESLSHAAVYKSNKNANCVIHIHNQKLWKKLKNRVPATSPKAAYGTPAMAREIEKLFKQTDVKDKNIFVMAGHRYGLVAFGPDAASAGKVIIMANRGLYF, from the coding sequence ATGAAACCTGTTAAAACAAAAGACGGGTATATTAAATTTGACTGCCGTTGGAAAGAAGCTAGACCCATCCCGGCTGGTAGATTAAAAACGATCAATTACTGGCGAAAAAAATTATACGCTTTGGGAATGATTGGAAGTGATAAAAAAGGAATCGGTTTTGGGAATATAAGCCAAAGGATTGGCCGGACCGATATGTTTATAATCACCGGAAGCGCTACGGGAAAATTTAAGAAATTAAATAATAAGCATTATACGCGGGTTACGGGTTATGATTTTAAAAAGAATAGTTTGAATTGCCAAGGCCCGGTAAGAGTTTCTTCCGAATCGTTATCGCACGCGGCAGTATATAAGTCAAATAAAAACGCGAACTGCGTTATTCACATCCATAACCAAAAGCTATGGAAAAAATTAAAGAATAGAGTTCCGGCCACTTCTCCTAAAGCGGCTTACGGCACCCCGGCAATGGCCAGGGAAATAGAAAAATTGTTTAAGCAAACCGATGTAAAAGATAAAAATATTTTTGTCATGGCCGGCCACCGTTACGGGCTAGTAGCTTTCGGCCCTGATGCCGCTTCGGCCGGGAAGGTTATTATTATGGCTAATAGGGGGCTTTATTTTTAA
- a CDS encoding DUF4349 domain-containing protein — protein sequence MLDNMPGIVKKGLIAIGILFLAWIAFAIFSYANRSAIVYRSTMSNGDLSINPGGSGYGEASVEDFSILKEKKGQAGGVASSPSLDVNQEISGPGAKSVSQNNVNAVDKKIIKTGNLSLTVAKADTAAEKIGQIAKENQGEVYSSDFYETTNGLKSGTITIRVPHSSFEKVFNEIKKAATQVLSESTNAQDVTQEYIDLEARLKNKKAEEKSFVDLLNRSGKIEEILAVTQEVARVRTEIDLMEGQIRYMNSQTDRSTISVYLTEDATIVPESNAWRPLQVVKASVKMLLINGQNFIDGLISFLIVTLPMLLMWALILWLFYIAGRKVYRRLRNK from the coding sequence ATGCTAGACAACATGCCCGGGATTGTTAAAAAAGGCTTAATAGCTATCGGCATCCTGTTTTTGGCATGGATCGCCTTTGCCATTTTTTCCTATGCCAATCGGTCGGCGATCGTATATAGATCGACAATGTCAAACGGCGATTTGTCGATTAATCCGGGTGGCTCGGGCTACGGGGAAGCCAGCGTTGAAGATTTTTCAATTCTAAAAGAGAAAAAAGGTCAAGCGGGAGGTGTCGCGTCATCGCCTAGTTTAGATGTTAATCAGGAGATATCCGGCCCGGGAGCAAAGAGCGTTTCCCAAAATAATGTTAACGCAGTTGATAAAAAAATAATCAAAACCGGAAATTTGAGCCTTACAGTGGCAAAGGCTGATACGGCGGCGGAAAAAATCGGACAAATCGCGAAAGAAAATCAGGGCGAAGTCTATTCTTCGGATTTTTATGAAACAACAAACGGGTTAAAAAGCGGAACGATTACTATCCGGGTGCCGCATTCCAGTTTTGAAAAAGTTTTTAACGAAATAAAGAAAGCGGCAACCCAGGTTTTAAGCGAGTCAACCAACGCCCAGGATGTAACCCAGGAATACATCGATTTGGAGGCGCGTTTAAAAAATAAAAAAGCCGAGGAAAAATCTTTTGTAGACCTCCTGAATCGTTCCGGGAAAATTGAAGAGATTTTAGCGGTAACCCAGGAGGTGGCGAGAGTAAGGACCGAGATTGACTTGATGGAAGGCCAGATCCGCTACATGAATTCCCAAACCGATAGGTCAACGATATCGGTCTATTTAACCGAAGACGCGACAATAGTTCCCGAGAGCAATGCCTGGCGGCCGCTGCAGGTCGTAAAAGCGTCGGTTAAGATGCTTCTTATTAACGGGCAGAATTTTATCGACGGATTGATCAGCTTCCTGATTGTCACTTTGCCCATGCTCTTAATGTGGGCTCTTATTCTCTGGCTTTTCTATATTGCCGGAAGAAAAGTTTACCGCCGATTGAGGAATAAATAA
- a CDS encoding glycine--tRNA ligase, whose translation MAKNNDNSSDLMQKIVSLCKRRGFIFPACEIYGGFANAYSYGPYGTELKNNIKRLWWKKFVSGRPDIVGIDGPILLHPKLWEASGHVGGFNDAMVDCKKCKKRFRADHIVEEATGEDMEGNLEGMTKVLKEKKIKCPNCGASDWTEARTFNMMFKTEMNGITDAEGKSLPVYLRPETAGAIFVDFKNVLDSMRVKIPFGIAQIGKAFRNEIVAGNFIFRLREFEQMEIEYFIHPKTEWEPLFENWLKLQEEFALEIGAKKEDVSRYEHPKEKLSHYSKKTIDTMYKFPFGVKELYGIAHRSDFDLTQHAKFSGQKLEYFDAENNERYVPHVLEPTFGVDRTVLVALLAAYNEEEVEGETRVVLKFPKKIAPIQAAVFPLMKKGGLPEAAMEIFNSLKDKFVTEYDETGSIGKRYRRQDEIGTPYCLTVDYDSLKDQAVTVRDRDSMKQERIKIDELESYLSKNLK comes from the coding sequence ATGGCAAAAAACAACGACAACAGTAGCGACTTAATGCAAAAAATTGTCTCTTTATGCAAAAGAAGAGGCTTTATTTTCCCGGCCTGCGAAATTTACGGCGGCTTCGCGAACGCCTATTCTTACGGCCCTTACGGCACCGAACTGAAAAATAACATCAAAAGGCTTTGGTGGAAAAAATTCGTTTCCGGCCGGCCGGATATTGTCGGCATTGACGGCCCGATACTTTTACATCCCAAACTCTGGGAAGCTTCGGGCCACGTCGGCGGGTTTAACGACGCCATGGTTGATTGCAAAAAATGCAAAAAGCGGTTCCGGGCCGACCATATAGTCGAAGAAGCCACCGGAGAAGATATGGAGGGCAACTTAGAAGGCATGACCAAAGTTTTAAAAGAGAAAAAAATCAAATGCCCGAACTGCGGAGCTTCCGACTGGACTGAAGCCCGGACTTTTAACATGATGTTTAAAACCGAGATGAACGGGATTACCGACGCCGAAGGAAAAAGCCTTCCGGTCTATTTAAGGCCGGAAACCGCTGGCGCCATCTTCGTTGATTTTAAGAACGTTTTGGATTCAATGCGGGTAAAAATTCCTTTTGGCATCGCCCAAATCGGAAAAGCTTTTAGGAATGAAATCGTCGCCGGAAATTTCATCTTCCGTTTAAGGGAATTCGAGCAGATGGAGATCGAATACTTCATCCATCCAAAAACCGAGTGGGAGCCGCTGTTTGAAAACTGGCTAAAGCTCCAGGAAGAATTCGCCTTGGAAATCGGCGCGAAAAAAGAAGACGTGTCCCGCTACGAGCACCCGAAAGAAAAACTTTCCCATTACTCAAAGAAAACCATCGACACCATGTATAAATTTCCTTTTGGCGTTAAAGAGCTTTACGGCATTGCCCACCGAAGCGATTTTGATTTAACCCAGCACGCGAAATTCTCCGGCCAAAAGTTGGAATATTTTGACGCCGAGAATAACGAGCGCTATGTCCCGCACGTCCTAGAACCCACCTTTGGCGTAGACCGGACTGTTTTAGTCGCGCTTTTAGCCGCCTATAACGAAGAAGAAGTGGAAGGCGAAACCCGGGTAGTTTTAAAATTCCCGAAAAAAATCGCCCCGATCCAAGCCGCCGTTTTCCCCTTAATGAAAAAAGGCGGCTTGCCCGAAGCGGCTATGGAAATTTTTAACAGCTTAAAAGATAAATTCGTTACCGAGTATGATGAAACCGGCTCCATCGGCAAGCGCTACCGGAGGCAGGACGAAATCGGCACGCCTTACTGCCTGACGGTTGATTACGACAGCCTGAAAGACCAGGCGGTAACTGTCCGCGACCGGGATTCGATGAAGCAAGAGAGAATTAAAATTGATGAGTTAGAGAGTTATCTCTCAAAAAATCTCAAATAG
- the tyrS gene encoding tyrosine--tRNA ligase, with the protein MAVITNQEKIREVLSRGVEKIYPSYEALEKVLMSGQRIRLYCGFDPSAEALHIGNAIQLNKLRQFQELGHEVIFLIGDFTGMIGDPTDKTATRKKLTREEVRANAKNYKKQAGAYLNFKGENPAQVMYNSKWSDKVTFKDLIEITSNFTVQQMIQRDMFQERMKDEKPIHFHEFLYPVAQGYDSVAMDVDLEIGGNDQMFNMMCGRDLMRAMRNKEKYVLTTKLLADPNGAKMGKTEGNAVFMNETPENVYGQVMSWPDGIIDQAFELATMVPAEEVKKIQEDLKNPNTNPRDLKMKLAFEITKIIHNQAKAKKAQKHFIKTVQHKEIPDEVRELSMSSGTRNIVDLLVSANLVASKGEARRLIEQGGIKINGEAVKDANMNIETKEGMIIQRGKRQFVKISIR; encoded by the coding sequence ATGGCAGTTATAACTAACCAGGAAAAAATTAGAGAAGTATTAAGCCGCGGAGTGGAAAAAATCTATCCGTCTTACGAAGCCTTGGAAAAAGTTTTAATGTCCGGCCAACGGATCCGCCTTTACTGCGGCTTTGACCCAAGCGCCGAAGCCTTGCATATTGGGAATGCCATCCAGCTAAACAAATTAAGGCAGTTTCAGGAGTTGGGCCATGAAGTCATCTTTTTAATCGGCGATTTTACCGGAATGATCGGTGATCCGACCGACAAAACGGCCACCCGGAAAAAACTGACCCGGGAAGAAGTGCGAGCTAACGCTAAAAATTACAAAAAGCAGGCAGGTGCTTATCTGAATTTCAAAGGCGAAAATCCGGCGCAAGTCATGTATAACTCAAAATGGTCAGACAAAGTAACTTTTAAAGACCTGATTGAAATTACGTCAAATTTCACGGTTCAGCAGATGATCCAAAGAGATATGTTCCAGGAAAGGATGAAAGATGAAAAGCCGATTCACTTTCATGAATTCCTTTACCCAGTTGCCCAGGGGTATGATTCGGTCGCTATGGACGTTGATTTGGAAATCGGCGGGAATGACCAGATGTTTAACATGATGTGCGGCCGGGATTTGATGCGGGCCATGCGTAACAAGGAAAAATATGTTTTGACCACTAAGCTCCTGGCTGACCCGAACGGCGCGAAAATGGGCAAAACCGAAGGCAACGCCGTATTCATGAATGAAACGCCGGAAAACGTGTACGGCCAGGTGATGAGCTGGCCGGACGGTATAATTGACCAAGCTTTTGAATTGGCAACCATGGTTCCGGCGGAAGAAGTAAAAAAAATCCAGGAAGATTTGAAGAACCCAAACACCAACCCCCGCGATTTAAAGATGAAACTGGCTTTTGAGATCACTAAAATTATCCATAACCAGGCTAAAGCCAAAAAAGCCCAAAAACATTTTATTAAAACCGTCCAGCATAAAGAAATTCCAGATGAAGTCAGGGAGCTTAGCATGTCATCAGGAACGCGAAATATTGTTGACCTCTTGGTCAGCGCCAACCTGGTCGCCAGTAAAGGCGAGGCTCGAAGGCTGATTGAGCAAGGCGGGATAAAAATTAATGGCGAAGCGGTTAAAGACGCCAACATGAATATAGAAACAAAAGAGGGCATGATTATTCAGCGGGGAAAAAGGCAATTTGTAAAAATTTCAATTAGATAA
- a CDS encoding sulfite exporter TauE/SafE family protein, protein MKKLTIPIKGMHCKSCEMLIEDKLKEVTGVKKSVLNHKRGIAEIHYEAQKPRTKEIEKAIRSAGYEIGAEKDAGRISRDINDYKDLGLALAVILGVYLALKSFGITGINFGSSLTQPGSLPVVLLIGVTAGFSTCMALVGGLVLGTAARFGAAHPEATAFQKFKPHLFFNLGRILGFALLGGVLGIIGSVFQFNGLTLGGLTIIVALIMLLMGLQLIGIFPGLNSFKLTLPKFISRGLGIKTEAGKYSHLKSALLGALTFFLPCGFTQAMQLFAVSTGSFQTGALVMGTFALGTAPGLLGVGGITALVKGIFARRFFKFAGLLVIIFALFNLINGYNLTGLSFGEAGRNEVNAVQSDPNVTMENNVQVVKMAEVSNGYTPNRFTIKKGIPVRWVIDAQAPNSCASTIVLSKYNIVKSLVAGENIIEFTPAETGTLKFSCSMGMYTGVFNVVDETGQGAAENDLTAAVKKTGGSCDGSSRGCASGGCAMASGGTCGCGQSSVQ, encoded by the coding sequence ATGAAAAAATTAACTATACCGATTAAAGGCATGCACTGTAAATCCTGCGAAATGCTTATTGAAGATAAGTTGAAGGAAGTTACCGGCGTGAAAAAATCAGTTTTAAACCATAAAAGGGGAATAGCGGAAATTCATTACGAAGCCCAGAAGCCTCGGACAAAAGAAATAGAAAAAGCTATCCGCTCGGCTGGCTATGAAATCGGCGCGGAAAAAGACGCGGGCCGGATAAGCCGCGATATAAACGATTATAAAGACTTGGGCCTTGCCTTGGCAGTCATACTCGGTGTCTATTTAGCGCTAAAAAGTTTTGGCATTACCGGAATTAATTTTGGCAGCTCTCTCACGCAGCCTGGCAGTCTCCCGGTCGTCCTCTTAATCGGAGTAACCGCCGGATTTTCGACTTGCATGGCGTTAGTCGGCGGTCTAGTCTTAGGGACTGCGGCGCGCTTTGGCGCCGCGCACCCCGAAGCCACGGCCTTCCAAAAGTTTAAGCCCCACCTGTTTTTTAACCTGGGGCGGATCCTGGGCTTTGCCCTTTTGGGCGGAGTATTAGGGATAATCGGTTCCGTATTCCAGTTTAACGGCTTAACGCTTGGCGGCCTGACGATTATTGTCGCCCTGATTATGCTTTTAATGGGCCTTCAGCTAATCGGAATTTTTCCGGGTTTAAACTCTTTTAAATTGACTCTGCCTAAATTCATTAGCCGCGGGCTTGGGATTAAAACCGAAGCCGGAAAATACAGCCACCTGAAATCAGCGCTCTTGGGCGCCCTGACTTTTTTTCTTCCTTGCGGATTTACCCAGGCCATGCAATTATTCGCGGTTTCGACCGGCAGTTTCCAGACCGGCGCCTTGGTTATGGGAACTTTTGCTCTAGGCACTGCCCCCGGCCTTTTAGGCGTCGGCGGAATTACCGCTTTAGTAAAAGGAATTTTTGCCAGGCGTTTTTTTAAATTCGCCGGCCTTCTTGTAATAATATTCGCCCTCTTTAATCTTATTAACGGATACAACCTTACTGGCCTTTCTTTTGGGGAGGCCGGAAGGAATGAGGTTAATGCTGTCCAAAGCGATCCGAACGTTACGATGGAAAACAACGTCCAGGTAGTTAAGATGGCCGAAGTTTCGAATGGATATACCCCGAACCGGTTTACGATTAAAAAAGGCATTCCGGTAAGATGGGTCATTGACGCCCAAGCCCCTAATTCCTGCGCTTCCACTATTGTATTGTCCAAATACAATATTGTTAAGAGCCTCGTGGCCGGAGAAAACATAATTGAGTTTACGCCTGCGGAAACCGGCACCCTAAAGTTTTCCTGCTCAATGGGAATGTACACCGGAGTATTTAACGTGGTTGACGAGACCGGACAAGGAGCGGCAGAAAATGATTTAACTGCCGCCGTTAAAAAAACTGGCGGAAGCTGCGATGGGTCTTCGAGAGGCTGCGCTTCAGGCGGCTGTGCCATGGCCTCCGGCGGAACTTGCGGATGCGGCCAAAGTTCAGTTCAATAA
- a CDS encoding GlsB/YeaQ/YmgE family stress response membrane protein, giving the protein MITAGSIIAFIVIGLVAGWIASEIMTGSGLGIAGDMIVGIVGALIGGNIFALFGVASIDFWISLLTAAVGSIVLLLLTGLIPKSTITHSR; this is encoded by the coding sequence ATGATCACTGCAGGAAGCATAATTGCTTTTATAGTTATTGGGCTGGTGGCCGGCTGGATCGCTTCAGAAATTATGACCGGAAGCGGACTGGGGATTGCCGGCGATATGATAGTCGGCATAGTCGGGGCGTTGATTGGCGGCAATATATTTGCCTTGTTCGGGGTTGCGTCCATCGACTTTTGGATATCCCTTTTGACAGCCGCCGTTGGTTCGATAGTATTACTACTACTAACGGGTCTGATTCCTAAAAGCACCATCACTCATTCAAGATAA
- the argS gene encoding arginine--tRNA ligase, producing the protein MNSLNKVKAHAAEKVNKALKRKLVKPDSFIYPPNPEFGDLSLACFELAKQHKKTPIELCSELVNKIPADKIIAGVKAVGPYLNFTFNKTNLTESVLKEIGKEKDKYGANKTGKSKKVMIEFSNANTHKEYHVGHLRNLCFGDSVSRILAANGFKSIPVSYINDFGIHVAKTVWKLKNRGMKDIPQNKGFYLGQIYAQATKELKEDEKANLEVRAIMKSIESRKGEDHKLWFKTREWSIDQFDKIYAELGVKFDNIFYESEFIEKGKDLVSELYEKRVLKRSEGAIIADLGESLGVLVIVRTDGTTTYPVADIPLALEKFKKYKLDKSIYVVDVRQSLYFKQLFAILEKLGVKKEMVHLAYEFVKLPSGMMSSREGNVITYEDLKEKLLEKTISETKKRHENWNSAKINQTAWKIAVGAVKFEMIKVSAGSVITFDIDQALRFDGFTAAYLQYTFARVSSILRKAGKQSAKADYSQLAEPREHQLILKLSKYPEITEKAGKNYDPAEIAKYLFELAQMFNDYYHNIPVLKAEDSARQARLALLSSVNTVINNGLNLLGIEILEEM; encoded by the coding sequence ATGAACTCATTAAATAAGGTGAAAGCGCATGCCGCGGAGAAGGTTAATAAAGCGTTAAAACGAAAGCTCGTAAAACCAGACAGCTTTATTTATCCCCCGAATCCCGAATTCGGCGATTTGAGCTTGGCTTGCTTCGAATTGGCGAAACAACACAAGAAAACCCCAATCGAACTCTGTTCTGAATTGGTAAATAAAATTCCGGCTGATAAAATTATTGCCGGCGTCAAAGCGGTTGGACCGTATTTAAATTTTACTTTTAATAAAACCAATTTAACTGAATCGGTGTTAAAGGAAATCGGAAAAGAAAAGGATAAGTATGGCGCGAATAAAACCGGCAAGAGTAAAAAGGTGATGATTGAATTCTCTAACGCCAACACTCATAAAGAATATCATGTCGGGCATTTAAGGAATCTCTGCTTCGGCGATTCAGTTAGCCGGATTTTAGCCGCAAACGGCTTTAAATCGATTCCGGTTTCTTATATTAATGACTTTGGCATTCACGTTGCCAAAACAGTTTGGAAATTAAAGAACAGGGGCATGAAAGACATTCCTCAAAACAAAGGTTTTTATCTCGGGCAGATCTACGCCCAAGCCACGAAGGAATTAAAGGAAGATGAAAAGGCTAACCTAGAGGTCCGCGCAATAATGAAAAGCATAGAAAGCCGCAAAGGCGAGGACCATAAGCTGTGGTTTAAAACCCGGGAATGGAGTATTGACCAGTTTGATAAAATCTACGCCGAACTGGGCGTAAAATTTGATAATATTTTTTACGAAAGCGAATTCATCGAAAAAGGCAAGGACCTGGTATCCGAGCTATATGAAAAGCGCGTTCTAAAACGAAGCGAGGGGGCGATTATTGCCGATTTAGGCGAGAGTCTGGGCGTACTGGTTATTGTCCGTACGGACGGCACGACTACTTATCCGGTGGCTGACATCCCTTTGGCTTTGGAAAAATTTAAAAAATACAAACTAGATAAATCCATATATGTCGTGGATGTCCGCCAGAGCCTGTATTTTAAGCAACTTTTCGCCATCTTAGAAAAGCTCGGAGTAAAAAAAGAAATGGTCCATTTGGCTTATGAATTCGTAAAGCTCCCTTCGGGAATGATGTCTTCGCGCGAAGGGAATGTTATTACTTACGAGGATTTAAAAGAAAAACTTTTGGAAAAAACTATAAGTGAAACCAAAAAGCGGCACGAAAATTGGAACAGCGCGAAAATCAACCAGACCGCCTGGAAAATCGCGGTTGGGGCGGTTAAATTTGAGATGATAAAAGTCAGCGCCGGAAGCGTTATCACGTTTGATATTGATCAGGCCCTGCGCTTTGACGGCTTTACCGCCGCGTATTTACAATACACGTTCGCGCGCGTTTCCAGCATCCTCCGCAAAGCCGGAAAACAAAGCGCCAAGGCTGATTACAGCCAGCTAGCCGAGCCCCGGGAACATCAATTGATTTTAAAACTTTCTAAATATCCGGAAATTACTGAAAAGGCGGGAAAAAATTACGACCCGGCTGAAATCGCTAAATATTTATTTGAGCTGGCGCAGATGTTTAATGATTATTACCACAACATACCGGTATTAAAAGCCGAGGATAGCGCGCGGCAAGCTCGATTAGCATTACTTTCATCCGTTAATACGGTTATTAATAATGGACTCAATCTTTTAGGAATCGAAATCCTTGAAGAAATGTAA
- a CDS encoding sigma-70 family RNA polymerase sigma factor produces the protein MDRAENNAFARAYNDYAPIILKHIYFRVSNWEMAQDLTQETFFKTWQYISSANNQVRDYKKFLYMVANHLIIDHYRRKDKYPVSLESVSPKKTIVDPVQEKEMDINIEMETFKKYLGELKNHHQKIITYRYVDQLSITEISRLTGRSPNNISVIIHRGMKLLKNKIKNGNNKIVAE, from the coding sequence ATGGATAGAGCGGAAAACAACGCCTTCGCACGGGCTTATAACGATTATGCGCCGATAATCTTGAAGCATATATATTTTCGGGTTTCTAATTGGGAGATGGCCCAAGACCTTACCCAGGAAACTTTTTTTAAAACCTGGCAATACATTTCCTCGGCAAATAACCAGGTTAGGGATTACAAAAAGTTTCTTTACATGGTCGCCAACCATTTGATTATCGACCATTACCGCCGCAAAGACAAGTACCCGGTATCTTTGGAAAGTGTCAGTCCTAAAAAGACAATCGTCGACCCGGTCCAGGAAAAAGAAATGGACATTAACATTGAAATGGAGACTTTTAAAAAATATCTTGGCGAACTTAAAAACCATCACCAAAAAATAATTACCTATCGCTATGTCGACCAGCTAAGCATAACCGAGATTTCCAGGCTAACCGGCCGGTCGCCCAATAACATAAGCGTTATCATCCACCGTGGAATGAAACTTTTAAAAAACAAGATCAAAAACGGCAACAATAAAATTGTTGCCGAATAA
- the mtnA gene encoding S-methyl-5-thioribose-1-phosphate isomerase — protein MKTGSQHYRTIWISPDDPKIIQIIDQTRLPHEFIIEDLKTVADAAGAIKEMKVRGAGLIGATAGYGMYLAALESAHSTSFDDYIESVGEKLKTTRPTAVNLAWAVERQLRIIRSKDAPEEKITAAFKTANEIAEEDAAYCKKIGEHGLILIEEISRKKNGETVNILTHCNAGWLAFVDYGSATAPMYAAYDRGIKIHVWVDETRPRNQGAGLTAWELGQHGVPHTLIADNTGGHLMQHGLVDMVIVGADRVTRTGDAANKIGTYLKALAAKDNNIPFYVALPSSTFDWEIKDGQKEIPIEERDGSEIKYVSGWHDGSIKKVLICPPSSPALNYGFDVTPARLITGLVTERGICEPNEKSLINLFPEHETC, from the coding sequence ATGAAAACAGGAAGCCAGCATTATCGGACTATCTGGATTTCGCCGGATGATCCGAAAATTATCCAAATTATCGACCAGACCCGCCTGCCGCATGAATTTATTATTGAGGATTTAAAGACAGTGGCAGACGCGGCCGGGGCTATAAAAGAAATGAAAGTGCGGGGAGCGGGATTAATCGGCGCTACCGCCGGTTATGGCATGTATTTAGCCGCCTTGGAGTCCGCTCACAGCACGTCCTTTGACGATTATATAGAAAGCGTCGGAGAAAAGTTAAAGACCACCCGGCCGACCGCGGTTAATTTGGCTTGGGCAGTAGAACGCCAGCTTAGAATTATTAGAAGCAAGGACGCGCCCGAAGAAAAAATTACCGCCGCTTTTAAAACTGCCAATGAAATTGCCGAGGAAGACGCGGCGTACTGCAAAAAAATCGGCGAGCATGGCTTAATATTAATTGAGGAAATAAGCCGAAAGAAAAACGGCGAGACCGTAAATATATTAACCCATTGCAATGCCGGCTGGCTGGCCTTTGTTGATTATGGCTCGGCTACCGCCCCTATGTACGCGGCCTATGATCGGGGAATTAAAATTCATGTTTGGGTGGATGAAACCCGGCCAAGAAACCAGGGAGCCGGCCTTACCGCCTGGGAATTGGGTCAGCACGGCGTCCCGCATACGCTTATCGCTGATAATACCGGCGGGCACCTTATGCAGCATGGTTTAGTAGATATGGTCATCGTCGGCGCTGACCGGGTAACGAGAACCGGCGACGCCGCCAATAAAATCGGTACTTACTTAAAAGCTCTGGCCGCCAAAGATAATAATATTCCTTTTTACGTGGCCCTGCCCTCTTCGACTTTTGACTGGGAAATAAAGGACGGCCAAAAAGAAATTCCGATTGAGGAAAGAGATGGAAGCGAAATTAAATATGTTTCCGGCTGGCATGACGGAAGCATAAAAAAAGTATTAATCTGCCCGCCGTCCAGCCCGGCCTTAAATTACGGCTTTGACGTTACTCCGGCCCGGCTTATAACCGGCCTTGTAACCGAGCGCGGGATCTGCGAGCCAAATGAGAAAAGCTTAATAAATTTATTTCCCGAACATGAAACCTGTTAA
- a CDS encoding SAM-dependent methyltransferase, translated as MNSKYASRGGEKLEHALAQFNIDVKDKICADFGASTGGFTDCLLKHGAKKVYAVETGYGLLDWNLRNDARVVVMERTNAMHVELPELVDFISIDTSWTRQKNILPTALKFLKPGGEMISLLKPHYEAPRQWLKKGKVDEERLDEIVLMVKEELKEIKIKVKDIIKSPISGKKGDNIEYLVWIKN; from the coding sequence ATGAACTCAAAGTACGCTTCGCGGGGCGGAGAAAAGCTGGAGCATGCCTTAGCGCAATTTAATATTGATGTTAAAGACAAAATTTGCGCCGACTTTGGGGCTTCGACCGGCGGCTTTACTGATTGCCTCTTAAAGCACGGCGCTAAAAAAGTGTATGCCGTGGAAACCGGCTACGGCCTCCTTGATTGGAACTTAAGAAACGACGCCCGAGTAGTTGTTATGGAACGGACTAACGCCATGCACGTCGAGCTTCCCGAGCTTGTGGATTTTATTTCTATCGACACCAGCTGGACCCGGCAAAAAAATATTCTGCCAACCGCCTTGAAATTTTTAAAGCCCGGCGGAGAGATGATTTCGCTATTAAAACCGCATTACGAAGCACCCCGGCAATGGCTAAAAAAAGGCAAGGTGGATGAAGAGCGTTTAGACGAGATTGTTTTAATGGTAAAAGAGGAATTAAAGGAGATAAAGATTAAAGTTAAGGATATTATAAAGTCCCCGATAAGCGGAAAAAAAGGCGATAATATCGAGTACCTCGTTTGGATAAAAAATTGA